In Candidatus Methylomirabilota bacterium, the genomic stretch GCCTTGAACTCCGCCACCTGGGCGAAGAGCGTCTTGCCATAGATCGACTGCTTCCCCCAGCGGCCGAGCGAGGCGACGACGTCCTCGGAGGTCATCTCCTTGCCGTTGTGGAACTTGACGCCCTGGCGAAGCTTGAAGGTGTAGACGAGGCCGTCCTTGCTGACGGTATGGCCCTCCGCCAGCATGGGGATGGGCCGGTTGCTGGAGTCCAGGCTGTACAGCCCCTCGTAGACGTGATTGGTCAGCGTCTCGGTGATGCTGGCGGTGGTCCAGTGGGCGTCGAGGGCGGGCGGCTCTCCGAGATTGCCCACCCGGATGACGCCGCCCTTGGTCTGCGCCTGGGCCGCCGAGGCCAGAGCGGCGATCCCGAACAGGATGGCCATGCTTGCCGTGAGGAGCCGCCGAGGCGAACCGGATCGCGTCATACCGCCACCTCCATCGAGGGAATGCGTACGGACAGGTGCCGTGACTTTGCCCTGATGCGGCGGGCTTGTCAACGGCACAACCCGAGTGCCCGTGAGGAGGCAGGAGGTGGTAGAACTTCGAGCCGAGACGCTGCCCGCCCTTCGAGCTGAGCGGCTGCCCCCGGACCGTCGCGAGGCGAGAGCTGAATTGATTCCGTAGGCGAGGCAGTTCGAGCTGAAGGGCGAAGCCCTGAGGCGAGGGCTGAGTAGATCAGCGGCGAGGCGAGGGCTGAATAAAGACGGGAAAAACAGCGCCGCGCCGGGAGGGCTCTCGACCTCTCCGGCGCGGCGGGTGGATTCCAGCGTGGCGTTACGGAACGGTGATGGTGGTGCCGTCGCCGTTGGCGGTGACGGAGAACGTGCCCGTGGTGCTCGAGGTATAGGTGTAGGTACCCGACCAAGCAGGCGAGCCACCCGGGGGAGGCGTGGGGATTCTGGCCATGAAGGGTCCGGCGGTCTGGCCGAGGCCGTTCGTGGTCGCCTGGGTGAGGTCTGTCATGGCCGCGGGCAGCGCGCCAATGTGGGCTGTGAACATGCTGATGGCCGAGCCCAGCGTGCGCGAATCGGCCTGGGCCTTGGCTACGCGGGCGCGGGTCTGCACGTTGGCGTACAGCGGAATCGCGATGGCCGCGAGGATGCCGATGATGGCCACCACGATCATCAGCTCGATGAGCGTGAAGCCGCGCTGGTTACCCAGCGCCTTCCTCTTCGTGTGCCAGAAACTCAACATGGGTTCCGTCTCCTTTGAGAGTTTGTGCTGCTCTGAAATGTTTGAGATCAAGCTAACCATCATGCCCTTCGTGATTGCACGCTCGGTGCCAAGCGGCGGCTGCGGCCTCTGTCAGCATGCTGACGCCGCAAAGCCCGGAATTTGGGCGACGGGCGCTCGTGTTTTTGCTCAGGGGGCTCCAACGGACGGGCGCGGGCTTTCTGGGCGTCACGGAGGCGACAGGCTGACGACATCCTGTGCCGCCCGGTTGACAATCCGCGACCCACTCTTGATCCGGGCCTGCAGGCGGCTCAAAAAGGTCCAGATGCGAGGCAGCGCCCCGCCGTTCGAGTTGAGCGGCGGCCATCGGCCGACGCGAGACGAGGGCTGCGTCGATCCGCAGGTGAGGCGTACTCTCTGTACGTTGAACCTGCTGCCGAGGGCGCCGTCTTATGATTGGCTAGGTGTGAATGACCTTGGCTGAGCGGTTAGGCCTCTTCGCGCAAGCGCTCATCGCCGCAGATGGGCCTTTTTCAGCCGCCTGCTTAAGGGAAGATCTGGCGGTAGGTGAATCGTGCGCGCTCGCCGGCGCCCGCGAAGCGGGCATTGTAGTCGCGGGTCATGGCCTTGAGCGTGTCCGACTGGACGAAGTCCTGGAGGGCCGCCTCGGATTCGAATTCGTAGACCACCATGTACTGCCAGGGCTCGGCGCCCGCATGGTCGCCTTCGAGGGCGATGGCGGCATAGCGGCGCATGGCGAGGCAGCCGGGCACGCGCGCCGCCTCCGACGCCCGCTGGGTGTTGTACCACTCGTTGAAGGCGGCCTCCCGCTCCGGCGCGATGGTCGCCTTGACCACGAAGATGGCCGGGCGGGTCCCCTCCACCTCTACCTGGACGTCAGGTGAGGCCAGAGCGCCTCCGCGCCCCGCGCGGCGACCTCTCGCCCCAGCTCGAGCGACCAGTGACTCTCCCCCCCGAACTCCGCGCGCCAGGACCAGAGGCGCCGCGTGACGAAGTGGAGCGAGTGCTCGTAGGTGAAGCCGATGGCCCCGTGACACTGATGCGCGATGCCCGCGCCGAGGCCCGCGGCCTCGCCGACGCGAATCTTGGCCACGGCGATCTCGAAGGCCGGCTCGCCCAGGTTCCCCGCCCCGCGGGCATCCATGACCCCAAAGGCGTGCTGCGCCGCCATCCCGGCCGCCGCCGTGTGGCCGGCGAGAAGGGCGAGCTGATGCTGGATGGCCTGGAAGGAGGACAGGGTGCGCCCGAACTGGCTCCGCTCCGTCACGTACTTGACCGACTGGGCGAGGAGGTACTCGAGGCCGCCCGCCATCTGGGCCGCTCGCGCGAGCGCGCCGAGCTGCCAGAGCATGCTTGCCGGCGGCCCGGAAGCCGCGGCCACCACGGTCGCCGCGTGCCACGTCAAGGTATCCCGCGGCTCGAGGGCGAGATTGACGTCTTCGTCGACGGCGGCGCCCGAACGCGCGACGAGGGCGATCATGGGCCGGCCCTCGTCCTCGGCGGCCACCACCACGTGCTCCGCCTGCCGTCCCCAGGGCACGCGCGGCGCCGAGCCGTCGAGCCGAAAGCCATTGCCGTCTCGCGCCAGCGTCAGACGCGAGTGGAGCGAGGATGGGGCCACCGTGAGCGGTCCCATGGGCACATCGAGTCCGCTCTGGGCGAGGAGCCAGCCGCCCATCATGGTCTCGGCGATCGGCAGAGGGACGGCATGACGCCCGGCCGTGGTCAGGACCACGTGCGCGTCCGACCAGCTGCCGCCCGCGCCGCCGCGCGACTCGGGCACCTGGGGCAGGGTGAGGCCATTCTCTTCGACCTGCCGCCACAGGGCCTCGGGCCATGTTCCCTTCTCGGCCGATTCCTGAAGCTGCGGCGTGACCTGCGCGGTGAAGAGCCGAGTGCACGTGTCTGCGAGGATGGTGCGGAGCTCCTTACCCTCACGCGTGCTCATCGCAGCCCCAAGCCGCGGGCGATGATGCCGCGGAGCACTTCGCGCGTGCCTCCGCGGAGCGAAAAGGAGGGCGCGTGCTGGACGAGATAGCCCAGCGTGCGCTCGAACTGGCTGCCTGAGCCCAGCCGGGGTTCGACACCGAGCAACGCGTGAACCGTTTCCGGGATCTCCTGCTCGAAGCCCGTGCCGACATCCTTCACGACGGCGGCCTCCAGGTTCGGGTTCTGCCCAGCCTGCAGCATGCCGGCCACCGAGAGCGACATCTGGCGGAGCGTGATGAGGTGCGCGGTCAGCCGGCCGATCACCACGGCGGCGCGCTCCCCCGGCTCGCGCCCCGCCTCCCGGATGAGCTCCATGATGAGCCGGATGGAGGACAGATAGCGCTCGGGGCCGCTACGCTCGAAGGCGAGCTCGGTGCTCACCTGCCTCCATCCCTCGCCCTCCTTGCCCACGAGCATGTCGTCGGGCACGAAGGCGTTCTCGAAGTGCACCTCGTTGAAGTGATGACCGCCCGCCAGGTCGATGATGGGCCGGATACGGATGCCGGGGGACTTGAGATCCACGAGGAACTGCGAGAGCCCCTCGTGCTTCTTGTCCGGCACCACCTTGGTCCGGAAGAGCGAGATGGCATAGTCCGAGATATGCGCATTGCTCGTCCAGATCTTGGTGCCGTTGACGCGATAACCGCCCTCGACATGCTCGGCCCTCGTGCGGATCGAGGCGAGATCCGAGCCCGAATCGGGCTCGCTCATGCCGATGGCGAAGGCCAGCTCGCCCTTGGCGATGCGCGGAAGAAAGCGCTGCCGCTGCTCCTCGGTCCCGAAGCGCAGGAGCAGGGGACCGCTCTGGCGGTCGGCGACCCAGTGGGCGGAGACGGGTGCGCCCGCGGCCAGGCATTCCTCGAGCACGACATAGCGCTCCAGCGCGGTCCGCTCGTGGCCGCCGTACTTCTTCGGCCACATCATCCCGATCCAGCCGCGGGCCCCGAGCCGGCGCGAGAACTCGCGGTCGAAGCCGCCCCAGGAGAGCGCGCGCTTGGAGCTCGACGCGCCCCCCAGAGCTTCACGAAGAAATTCGCGGACCTCGGCGCGCAGCGACTGCGCTTCGGAGGGCAGCTCGCACAGGTCGAAGTTGAACGTGGGCATCGGTTCTCTTTCCTCGCTTCCCCTTCGCGGCCTTCGCGATGGCGGCGATCTTGTCGGCGAAGTTGATCTGGCTGTCGTCCTCGGGCTCGTACCCGATCTTCGCGCGGGCGTTGGCGATGCTCCAGAAGCGGTGCGTATTGCCGCTGATGCCGTAAATGATGAGGAAGGGTACCCCGTGCTCGTCGGCGATGTTCTTCGTCTCCACCATGCGGATTGCCTGCTGGACTTGATCGCGCCGCGACAGGTAGGCCCCCAGGGCCCGGTGCATGATCTTGATGTCGCCGGGCTTGACGTGGTCGATATCGTCGTCGCGAGGACCGCCGATCCGCCACTGGACGACCTCGAGCTTGCGGCCCTCCACCTTGCCGGTGGCAAAGACGAAGCCCAGGAGCTCGTAGGCGGCCTTGGCCCAGCCATACCAGTTGTCCGAGCGGGGCGGCATCTCCGGCGTGACCATCTCCATCTTGCCCGCCCAGATGAGGCGCTCGTAGTAGTCGGCCGCGTGGTTGGAGCTGCACACCACCACGCGCCGCACACCCTCCTCGAGGGCGGTCCGGTAGACGTTGTAGGCCAGCGTCACGTTGTCGTGCTCGGCCCAGAACTTGGCCTCGCCATTGTCCTGCCAGGTGGTGGCGTCCAGTCCGGGCGCCCTGACATAGCCGCAGTGGATGACGGCATCGGCGCCCTTGAAATGCTTCCGGTAGGCATTGCGGTCACGCCGGGTCAGGTCGGCAACCACGATGCCGGGGACGGCCTTGCCGGCCCTGGTGGTCTTCCGCACGTCGATGGGGACGAGCTCCCAGCGGTCCGAGAGCTCCGTGAACATGCGCTGGGCGACATATCCCGCCGCTCCCGTCAGAACTACGCGTCGCTTGGCCACGATCTTCTCCTCGTCAAGACTGCCCCCTCACCCACTCAGCCCTCACCTCGTCGCTCGAGGCGAGCTTCTCAGTTCGAACTGCGACCCTCTCTCCGATGGGGGAGAGGGATGAGGGTTAGATGTAGACGCCCTTCATCTGGGCTTCGGGATAGCGCGAGCCGGCGGCGGCGCCGGGGGGCATGGCTTCGTTGATCCGCGCCAGATCATCCTTGGACAGGCTGATCGACAGCGCCTCCACGTTC encodes the following:
- a CDS encoding prepilin-type N-terminal cleavage/methylation domain-containing protein, whose protein sequence is MLSFWHTKRKALGNQRGFTLIELMIVVAIIGILAAIAIPLYANVQTRARVAKAQADSRTLGSAISMFTAHIGALPAAMTDLTQATTNGLGQTAGPFMARIPTPPPGGSPAWSGTYTYTSSTTGTFSVTANGDGTTITVP
- a CDS encoding antibiotic biosynthesis monooxygenase, which produces MEGTRPAIFVVKATIAPEREAAFNEWYNTQRASEAARVPGCLAMRRYAAIALEGDHAGAEPWQYMVVYEFESEAALQDFVQSDTLKAMTRDYNARFAGAGERARFTYRQIFP
- a CDS encoding acyl-CoA dehydrogenase family protein; protein product: MSTREGKELRTILADTCTRLFTAQVTPQLQESAEKGTWPEALWRQVEENGLTLPQVPESRGGAGGSWSDAHVVLTTAGRHAVPLPIAETMMGGWLLAQSGLDVPMGPLTVAPSSLHSRLTLARDGNGFRLDGSAPRVPWGRQAEHVVVAAEDEGRPMIALVARSGAAVDEDVNLALEPRDTLTWHAATVVAAASGPPASMLWQLGALARAAQMAGGLEYLLAQSVKYVTERSQFGRTLSSFQAIQHQLALLAGHTAAAGMAAQHAFGVMDARGAGNLGEPAFEIAVAKIRVGEAAGLGAGIAHQCHGAIGFTYEHSLHFVTRRLWSWRAEFGGESHWSLELGREVAARGAEALWPHLTSR
- a CDS encoding acyl-CoA dehydrogenase family protein, translating into MPTFNFDLCELPSEAQSLRAEVREFLREALGGASSSKRALSWGGFDREFSRRLGARGWIGMMWPKKYGGHERTALERYVVLEECLAAGAPVSAHWVADRQSGPLLLRFGTEEQRQRFLPRIAKGELAFAIGMSEPDSGSDLASIRTRAEHVEGGYRVNGTKIWTSNAHISDYAISLFRTKVVPDKKHEGLSQFLVDLKSPGIRIRPIIDLAGGHHFNEVHFENAFVPDDMLVGKEGEGWRQVSTELAFERSGPERYLSSIRLIMELIREAGREPGERAAVVIGRLTAHLITLRQMSLSVAGMLQAGQNPNLEAAVVKDVGTGFEQEIPETVHALLGVEPRLGSGSQFERTLGYLVQHAPSFSLRGGTREVLRGIIARGLGLR
- a CDS encoding NAD(P)-dependent oxidoreductase; the encoded protein is MAKRRVVLTGAAGYVAQRMFTELSDRWELVPIDVRKTTRAGKAVPGIVVADLTRRDRNAYRKHFKGADAVIHCGYVRAPGLDATTWQDNGEAKFWAEHDNVTLAYNVYRTALEEGVRRVVVCSSNHAADYYERLIWAGKMEMVTPEMPPRSDNWYGWAKAAYELLGFVFATGKVEGRKLEVVQWRIGGPRDDDIDHVKPGDIKIMHRALGAYLSRRDQVQQAIRMVETKNIADEHGVPFLIIYGISGNTHRFWSIANARAKIGYEPEDDSQINFADKIAAIAKAAKGKRGKRTDAHVQLRPVRAALRSAVAARRGPRISS